The segment CAAGCCAAACGGGCGATCGCCCAAGCCAAAATCCTTCTCACGCAACATCCCGATTCGCTGCTCCAAGCCCAACAGCTAAACATTCAAGCCACCCTTGCCCTCAACCTTGGGCAACCTGATCGGGCCTATACCCTTTGGCAACAAGCCGAAACCCAATACAAATCCCTCAACGACCAATTCGGCCAACAACTAAGTCAGCTCAATCAATCGCAAGCCCTCCAAAACCTCGGTCACTATCGCCAAGCCCGCACCCACCTCGAGCGGTTGCAACAAAGCCTCAAACCCGATTCAGACGCGCTGCTCCAAGCCAAAACCCGGCTCAGTCTCGGCACCACCCTGCAAATGCTGGTCGAACTCGA is part of the Romeriopsis navalis LEGE 11480 genome and harbors:
- a CDS encoding tetratricopeptide repeat protein, with the translated sequence MKRHLYWFIALLTTIVVFVSHQRIGLAILQPTQTATTQTKSTQFNLIDQTIFQGQQHYDTGAFRAAVELWQQALTQSPTPLQQIRLHNYLAIAYQDLNQWSQAKRAIAQAKILLTQHPDSLLQAQQLNIQATLALNLGQPDRAYTLWQQAETQYKSLNDQFGQQLSQLNQSQALQNLGHYRQARTHLERLQQSLKPDSDALLQAKTRLSLGTTLQMLVEL